From a single Nerophis ophidion isolate RoL-2023_Sa unplaced genomic scaffold, RoL_Noph_v1.0 HiC_scaffold_43, whole genome shotgun sequence genomic region:
- the LOC133546783 gene encoding gastrula zinc finger protein XlCGF48.2-like isoform X1 encodes MCQRTTAEYEEELCPTKEEKERQHEKPQVVKHRTDIHQLIEHQEECLPHLQGDSFTVKYPQPSHFKGDKDEPQPSYFKEEEEGECPVGQEEADVSKFPLTVVSVKTEEHEDKPPESSQLHHSPNVCEEHLHPEQQKWSFRMRTEEPPPSHIKKEEEYPLIPHFKKEEEDPLTPHFKKEVVDPLTPHSKEEEEDPVTPYIREEEEEEGISQPKWLEEFPVTGVPVKSEDDEVKGESEERGGGEPPSSSSTQHMTTEADGDHCGGSQADKLLAPLSDSEDTTSHSPDTDDEDSKDDKTCHTDNTHFTSSHSHKTFQYHCRLKRHMRTHTGEKPFTCSICSKGFVKSSYLKVHMRTHTGERPFLCSICGKVFIRRYYLKSHMSTHTGGKHCSCSECGKNYTQSHNLKTHMRIDTGEKPFSCSICGKNFTRRQNFKTHMTIHTGEKPFSCSICVKNVTQRQSLKVHMRLHNGEKKCFLLRLW; translated from the exons atgtgccaaagaacgacagcagagtacgaggaggaactttgtccaacaaaagaggagaaggagcgacaacatgaaaaaccCCAAGTTGTGaaacacagaacag acatccatcagctgattgaacaccaagaagaatgtctccctcatctgcagggggacagtttcactgtaaagtatccacagccctcacattttaaaggggacaaagatgagccacagccctcttatttcaaagaggaagaggagggagagtgtcctgtagggcaggaggaggctgatgtcagcaagtttccactgactgttgtctctgtgaagactgaagagcatgaagacaaaccacctgagtcctcacagcttcatcacagtccaa acgtctgtgaagaacatcttcaccctgagcaacagaagtggagcttcaggatgcggacagaggagccaccgccctcccacattaagaaggaagaggaatacccactgataccccattttaaaaaggaagaggaggacccactgacaccccattttaaaaaggaagtggtggatccactgacccctcactctaaggaggaagaggaggacccagtgACCCCTTAcattagagaggaagaggaggaagagggcatcagtcagcctaaatggttggaggagttcccagtgactggtgtccctgtgaagagtgaagatgatgaggtgaaaggtgaaagtgaggagaggggagggggggagcctccaagcagcagctcaacacaacacatgacaacagaagctgatggagaccactgtggaggatcacaagcagacaagctcttagctccactatcagatagtgaggacacaacgtcacactctcctgacactgatgatgaagactctaaagatgataagacatgtcacactgacaacactcacttcacatcttctcactctcacaaaacctttcaataccattgtcgtctgaaaagacacatgagaacacacactggagaaaaaccttttacttgttcaatctgtagtaaaggttttgtaaaaagtagctatttgaaagtacacatgagaacacacactggagaaagaccttttttatgttcaatctgtggtaaagtttTTATTCGAAGGTACTATTTAAAAtcacacatgagtacacacactggaggaaaacattgttcctgctcagaatgtggtaaaaattatactcaaagccataatttgaaaacacacatgagaatagacactggagaaaaacctttttcatgttcaatctgtggtaaaaattttactcgaaggcaaaattttaaaacacacatgacaatacacactggagaaaaacctttttcatgttcaatttgtgtcaaaaatgttactcaaaggcaatctttgaaagtacacatgagattacacaatggagaaaaaaaatgtttcctgctcagactgtggtaa
- the LOC133546781 gene encoding oocyte zinc finger protein XlCOF6.1-like yields MEPQPSHIKKEKKHPLIPHFKAEEDDPLTTHIKEEEEDSLTPNFKKEEEKPLITHFKEEEEDLLTPYFKEEEEDQEPPHIKEEEEEEGISQPKWLEEFPVTGVPVKSEDDEVKGESEERGGGEPPSSSSTQHMTTEADGDHCGGSQADKLLAPLSDSEDTTSHSPDTDDEDSKDDKTCHTDNTHFTSSHCHKTFKYHCRLKSHMRTHTGEKPFSCSICSKGFTVGHSLKVHMRTHTCEKRFSCSTCGKGFTQSQSLKIHIRTHTREKPFSCSLCSKGFTQSINLKVHMRTHTSEKPFSCSICGKGFRESQQLKRHMRTHTGEKPFSCSNCGKHFTQRPDLKVHMRTHTGEKPFSCSICGKDFTQRPHLKVHMRTHTGEKPFSCSICGKDFTRRENFKKHMRIHTGEKPFPVQSAVNILRNGTL; encoded by the coding sequence atggagccacagccctcccacattaaaaaggaaaagaaacacccactgatcccccattttaaagcggaagaggatgacccactgaccactcacatcaaagaggaagaggaggactcattgacccccaattttaaaaaggaagaggagaagccactaataacccattttaaagaggaagaggaggacctactgaccccttactttaaagaggaagaggaggaccaagagccgccgcacatcaaagaggaagaggaggaagagggcatcagtcagcctaaatggttggaggagttcccagtgactggtgtccctgtgaagagtgaagatgatgaggtgaaaggtgaaagtgaggagaggggagggggggagcctccaagcagcagctcaacacaacacatgacaacagaagctgatggagaccactgtggaggatcacaagcagacaagctcttagctccactatcagatagtgaggacacaacgtcacactctcctgacactgatgatgaagactctaaagatgataagacatgtcacactgacaacactcacttcacatcttctcactgtcacaaaacctttaaataccattgtcgtctaaaatcacacatgagaacacacactggagaaaaacctttctcttgttcaatctgtagtaaaggttttacagtaggtcatagtttgaaagtacacatgagaacacacacttgtgaaaaacgtttttcctgttcaacctgtggtaaaggttttacacaaagtcagagtttgaaaatacatattagaacacacactagagaaaaacctttttcttgttcactctgtagtaaaggttttacacaaagtatcaatttgaaggtacacatgagaacacacaccagtgaaaaacctttttcctgttcaatctgtggtaaaggttttagagaaagtcaacaattgaaaagacacatgagaacacacactggtgaaaaacctttttcatgttcaaactgcggtaaacattttactcagaggccagatttaaaagtacacatgagaacacacactggagaaaaacctttttcatgttctatctgtggtaaagattttactcagaggccacatttgaaagtacacatgagaacacacactggagaaaaacctttttcatgttcaatctgcggtaaagattttactcgaagggaaaatttcaaaaagcacatgagaatacacactggagaaaaaccttttcctgttcaatctgcagtaaatatTTTGCGCAACGGCACTCTTTGA
- the LOC133546783 gene encoding uncharacterized protein LOC133546783 isoform X2: MCQRTTAEYEEELCPTKEEKERQHEKPQVVKHRTDIHQLIEHQEECLPHLQGDSFTVKYPQPSHFKGDKDEPQPSYFKEEEEGECPVGQEEADVSKFPLTVVSVKTEEHEDKPPESSQLHHSPSKHNIHISSNTMFVTHVHPGDTFITKDEDMFAF; this comes from the exons atgtgccaaagaacgacagcagagtacgaggaggaactttgtccaacaaaagaggagaaggagcgacaacatgaaaaaccCCAAGTTGTGaaacacagaacag acatccatcagctgattgaacaccaagaagaatgtctccctcatctgcagggggacagtttcactgtaaagtatccacagccctcacattttaaaggggacaaagatgagccacagccctcttatttcaaagaggaagaggagggagagtgtcctgtagggcaggaggaggctgatgtcagcaagtttccactgactgttgtctctgtgaagactgaagagcatgaagacaaaccacctgagtcctcacagcttcatcacagtccaagtaagcacaacatccacatatcatctaatacaatgtttgtgacacatgttcatccgggggacacatttatcactaaagatgaagatatgtttgctttttaa